One genomic segment of Sminthopsis crassicaudata isolate SCR6 chromosome 2, ASM4859323v1, whole genome shotgun sequence includes these proteins:
- the LOC141553418 gene encoding olfactory receptor 4K1-like — MEWSNKSVVTEFILLGLSSSWGLQLSLFFVFSVFYGAAVLGNLLIILTVITDSRLHSPMYFLLSNLSFIDVCQATFATPKMIADFLNEHKIITFEGCMSQIFFLHVFGGSEMVLLVAMAYDRYIAICKPLHYMTIMSQRVCTALVGVSWTIGILHSASHLAFTVNLPFCGPNKVDNFFCDLPLVIKLACLDTYFLEIMVLTNSGLLSLICFILLLISYTVILVTVRSRSSKGTSKALSTLSAHVTVVVLFFGPLIFIYIWPFDSFPIDKFISVFFTVFTPFLNPVIYTLRNEEVKAAMKKLRNRHIESKQMS, encoded by the coding sequence ATGGAGTGGAGCAATAAGTCAGTGGTGACTGAATTCATTCTGTTGGGTCTGTCTAGTTCTTGGGGACTCCAGCTTTCCCtgttctttgttttctctgtattttatgGAGCTGCTGTGCTGGGCAACCTGCTTATTATCCTCACAGTCATTACAGACTCTCGCCTGCATTCTCCCATGTACTTTCTCCTCAGCAATCTCTCCTTCATTGATGTGTGCCAGGCCACCTTTGCTACTCCCAAAATGATTGCTGATTTCCTCAATGAGCACAAGATCATCACTTTTGAGGGCTGCAtgtctcaaatcttttttttgcatgtatttgggggcAGTGAAATGGTGCTTCTTGTGGCAATGGCCTATGACAGGTACATTGCTATTTGCAAACCTCTTCACTATATGACCATCATGAGCCAACGTGTGTGCACTGCTTTGGTGGGGGTTTCATGGACTATTGGTATCCTGCACTCAGCAAGCCACTTGGCTTTCACAGTGAACTTGCCTTTCTGTGGGCCCAACAAGGTAGATAATTTTTTCTGTGACCTTCCCCTAGTGATCAAGCTTGCCTGTTTAGACACTTACTTTCTGGAAATCATGGTACTGACAAACAGTGGGCTGCTATCCCTTATCTGCTTTATCCTTTTACTAATTTCTTATACAGTTATCCTTGTTACTGTCCGAAGTCGATCCTCTAAAGGGACCTCAAAAGCACTTTCTACCTTGTCTGCTCATGTTACTGTTGTGGTGCTTTTCTTTGGGCCATTGATCTTCATCTACATATGGCCTTTTGACAGTTTCCCCATTGACAAGTTTATCTCTGTATTTTTTACTGTCTTTACTCCATTCTTGAATCCAGTCATTTATACTCTGAGGAATGAAGAGGTAAAGGCAgccatgaagaaactgaggaatcGGCACATAGAGTCCAAACAGATGTCCTAG